A genomic window from Oculatellaceae cyanobacterium includes:
- a CDS encoding pentapeptide repeat-containing protein, producing the protein MLDSLSQELYYNCIQFLEQTAQPRLLLLKKIGLARYADFLTQMPLNEANIKCVMRFFREPSRVKFPNLRGADLSGLVLDQANFIRGDLSEANLRRSSLVNADLIFANFTKADLTDANLRGATLNETIWCDALVKQCRFGTGIGLTDKQRQHLKVNGAVFSDCDD; encoded by the coding sequence ATGTTAGACTCTTTAAGTCAGGAACTCTATTACAACTGCATTCAGTTTTTAGAACAAACTGCTCAACCAAGGTTATTACTACTAAAAAAAATTGGTTTAGCGCGTTATGCAGATTTTTTAACACAGATGCCTTTGAACGAAGCAAATATAAAGTGTGTAATGCGCTTCTTTAGAGAACCTAGTAGAGTTAAATTTCCTAACCTTAGAGGTGCTGATTTATCAGGGTTAGTTTTGGATCAAGCAAATTTTATTCGTGGTGATTTATCAGAAGCAAATTTAAGGAGAAGCAGCTTAGTAAATGCTGACCTAATATTTGCTAATTTTACTAAAGCCGATCTTACAGATGCAAATCTTAGAGGTGCGACTTTAAATGAGACAATTTGGTGTGACGCTTTAGTAAAGCAGTGTCGATTTGGAACAGGGATTGGGCTAACTGATAAGCAGCGCCAACATCTCAAAGTTAACGGTGCTGTGTTTTCTGATTGTGACGATTAA
- a CDS encoding DUF3038 domain-containing protein — MSSIVMMPSPTPQWEDLPLGHEPEPVELDNIKTQLDLVLLALEALAKITSEAILQAAKDLNLESIVADRVALWRLRQSNPNRKSSGGRKKLDVEEARALVLISCHLAKQHQELIRRAVALLEQQAEQNREPHQAALLGDYLDAFSNTYQERMEDGEKVSTDALSKLALKLLIELLFYGAPHGHRRLWLALINRTRN; from the coding sequence ATGTCCTCCATCGTGATGATGCCATCGCCAACTCCCCAGTGGGAGGATCTGCCTCTAGGTCACGAACCAGAGCCAGTAGAACTCGACAATATTAAGACTCAGCTAGATTTAGTTTTGCTGGCATTAGAAGCCTTAGCAAAAATTACCTCTGAGGCAATCCTCCAAGCAGCTAAAGATCTAAATTTAGAGTCAATTGTGGCAGATCGCGTGGCGCTGTGGCGACTGCGCCAATCCAATCCCAACCGTAAAAGTTCGGGAGGGCGGAAAAAGCTAGATGTGGAAGAAGCACGAGCGTTAGTGTTAATTAGCTGCCATCTGGCTAAACAACACCAAGAGCTAATTCGTCGGGCTGTTGCTTTACTTGAACAGCAAGCTGAACAAAACCGCGAACCACACCAAGCAGCATTACTAGGAGATTATCTCGATGCTTTTAGCAACACCTATCAGGAGCGCATGGAAGATGGCGAAAAGGTATCAACTGATGCTCTAAGTAAGTTAGCTTTAAAGCTGCTGATTGAGTTGCTGTTCTATGGCGCACCTCATGGTCATAGACGTTTGTGGTTAGCCTTGATCAATCGGACGCGAAACTAA
- a CDS encoding peptidylprolyl isomerase, with amino-acid sequence MTRAIMETEKGTINLELFDQDAPNTVKNFVDLSEKGFYDGLTFHRVISNFMIQGGCPQGTGTGGPGYKIKCEINKNKHLAGSLSMAHAGKDTGGSQFFICHSPQSHLDGVHTVFGKTEDMNVVNAIRKDDKILSVKIEK; translated from the coding sequence ATGACTCGCGCTATCATGGAAACCGAAAAAGGCACAATTAACCTGGAACTATTTGACCAGGATGCGCCTAACACCGTCAAAAATTTTGTAGACCTATCTGAAAAAGGGTTCTACGACGGTTTAACCTTCCACCGAGTCATCTCGAACTTTATGATTCAAGGTGGCTGTCCTCAAGGTACAGGAACGGGTGGCCCTGGTTACAAAATCAAATGTGAAATCAACAAAAATAAGCATCTTGCAGGTAGCTTATCAATGGCTCATGCAGGTAAGGATACAGGTGGTAGTCAATTCTTTATTTGCCACTCTCCTCAAAGTCATTTAGATGGAGTCCATACAGTTTTCGGCAAAACCGAAGATATGAATGTAGTTAATGCTATCCGCAAAGATGACAAAATTCTCTCCGTCAAAATTGAGAAGTAG
- a CDS encoding DUF4335 domain-containing protein: MQLFNSVVRKYTPPTCTLEVKARESPLSRWVPLKVLKQLTFELYIDDPKHQQAPQVSLWGDGEELEMLQEAVSVYVQDLIDKSHNQLEVALGQPASQSSSPQLRPNEKNNHHLKALPSSEANLARLAPAEEALEEIESEYPPEPSQPRLMLAASPYLKPRGLLAHDLVLGPLETDESGPIISLSVLQLFDLATALDEYAADVVVMPSLSSQPLSFRNRPIWIYAAAGGIVAAVGLTLALGQMFSRSKQPQTVVMSPTQQPTLNEDAPLAGDSLPPPVSPTPLASLSPGATPLLPPAPGATALNPNLPNSAGVPAPSNSASLPTSPGLGQPPLGNPQISSSSVPFNPPNSSFQQPSSNNTRPSFSIPSFNSSPPIKVVTPSKPASAPKTASRPPLRIVTPPQPKISASRPPLRIVTPPQPQIASIPQTRVTAKAPAPPSSSQLKPGRSTGTAGLPKLNPSPVTPPVAFNADPFPQALPEVAPSISSNSSNLSPNADNSASSADKTRIFDSIPQVAEARNYFQQRWKPPQGLTQSLQYSLVVGSDGSIERIIPLTEAAKLYIDRTNIPLPGGQFVSPLTGKTNAQIRVVLNADGKVETLLE; encoded by the coding sequence ATGCAATTATTTAACTCTGTTGTAAGAAAATATACCCCTCCCACCTGCACCTTAGAAGTGAAGGCGAGAGAATCGCCACTCTCTCGTTGGGTGCCACTTAAGGTACTCAAGCAATTGACCTTTGAGTTGTATATTGATGATCCAAAGCATCAACAAGCACCACAGGTTAGCCTTTGGGGAGATGGCGAAGAACTCGAAATGCTTCAGGAAGCCGTCAGCGTCTATGTTCAAGACTTGATTGACAAATCACACAATCAGTTGGAAGTTGCACTTGGGCAACCTGCCAGCCAAAGTTCAAGCCCACAGTTGCGACCGAATGAAAAGAATAATCATCATTTAAAAGCTTTACCCTCTTCAGAAGCAAACTTGGCTCGGTTAGCGCCAGCAGAGGAAGCATTAGAAGAAATTGAAAGCGAATATCCGCCAGAGCCATCACAGCCAAGATTGATGTTAGCTGCTAGCCCTTATTTAAAACCCAGGGGTTTATTAGCACATGATCTTGTTTTAGGGCCACTAGAAACAGATGAATCTGGCCCAATTATTTCCCTAAGCGTACTACAATTATTTGACCTAGCAACTGCTTTAGATGAATATGCTGCTGACGTTGTGGTAATGCCCAGCCTCAGCAGTCAACCGCTAAGTTTTAGAAACCGACCGATATGGATTTATGCTGCGGCTGGTGGAATTGTGGCGGCAGTAGGACTCACACTCGCATTAGGTCAAATGTTTAGTCGGTCGAAGCAGCCACAAACTGTGGTAATGTCACCAACTCAACAACCTACCTTAAATGAGGATGCACCATTAGCAGGTGATTCGCTACCGCCACCTGTGTCACCTACGCCACTAGCCTCGCTGTCACCAGGTGCAACACCCTTGCTGCCACCAGCACCAGGCGCAACAGCATTAAACCCTAACTTACCCAATTCTGCTGGTGTACCTGCACCATCAAATTCAGCTTCTTTACCTACATCACCAGGGCTAGGACAACCGCCTTTAGGTAATCCCCAAATTAGTTCGAGTTCGGTGCCGTTTAACCCACCCAATTCGTCTTTCCAACAGCCGAGTAGTAACAATACTAGACCATCTTTTTCTATACCTTCTTTTAATTCAAGCCCACCTATAAAGGTTGTAACGCCTAGCAAACCAGCATCTGCTCCTAAGACAGCTTCGCGTCCGCCATTACGGATTGTGACACCTCCACAACCAAAAATTTCTGCTTCACGTCCGCCATTACGGATTGTGACACCTCCACAACCCCAAATTGCTTCTATTCCTCAAACAAGGGTAACTGCGAAAGCACCCGCCCCACCTTCTTCAAGTCAACTGAAACCTGGAAGGTCAACAGGTACAGCAGGATTGCCTAAATTAAATCCTAGCCCTGTTACTCCTCCTGTAGCATTTAACGCTGACCCATTCCCCCAAGCTCTGCCGGAAGTTGCCCCTTCAATTTCTAGTAATAGTAGTAATTTATCGCCAAATGCCGATAATTCTGCATCTAGTGCTGATAAAACCAGAATATTTGATAGCATTCCTCAAGTCGCAGAAGCAAGAAATTATTTTCAGCAGCGATGGAAACCACCCCAAGGTTTAACCCAATCTCTGCAATATAGTTTAGTTGTTGGTAGCGACGGCTCAATTGAAAGGATTATTCCCTTAACAGAAGCAGCAAAGTTATACATTGACCGCACGAACATTCCTTTACCTGGCGGGCAGTTTGTTTCTCCCCTTACAGGAAAGACTAATGCCCAAATTCGTGTTGTGCTTAATGCTGATGGTAAGGTAGAGACGCTTTTAGAGTAG
- a CDS encoding DUF4112 domain-containing protein, with product MNTTERLKNLNHIRKLSRLMDSAIRIPGIGFRIGLDPIIGLIPGAGDIVSTGLSGYIIFLAARFGLPREVLTKMILNVGLETVVGTVPLVGDLFDAYYKSNIRNLALLEEHLQGAEPELREVNSVKV from the coding sequence ATGAATACTACTGAACGTCTCAAAAATCTTAACCACATTCGCAAACTTAGCCGTTTGATGGATAGTGCTATCCGCATTCCTGGGATAGGCTTTCGCATTGGCTTAGACCCAATTATCGGTTTAATCCCAGGCGCTGGAGATATAGTGAGTACAGGACTTTCCGGTTACATTATATTTTTAGCTGCCCGCTTTGGCTTACCGCGTGAAGTTCTAACTAAAATGATTTTGAATGTTGGTCTAGAAACAGTAGTTGGAACAGTGCCTTTAGTCGGGGATTTATTTGATGCTTATTATAAATCTAATATCCGTAATTTAGCACTTTTGGAAGAACATCTCCAAGGCGCAGAGCCTGAATTGAGAGAAGTTAATTCTGTAAAAGTTTGA
- a CDS encoding Dabb family protein, which produces MPQIQHMVIFKFKPETSSEQIAAIFNQLEQFKQTIPGIIYFVGGKYSSTENLNQGYNYGFLMTFESAEARDAYIVHPEHEKIKAEIIPCVDDLVAFDIEA; this is translated from the coding sequence ATGCCTCAAATTCAACACATGGTTATATTTAAGTTTAAACCAGAAACCAGTTCTGAGCAGATTGCCGCAATATTCAACCAACTAGAGCAGTTCAAGCAAACAATTCCAGGGATAATTTACTTCGTTGGTGGCAAATATTCTAGCACTGAAAACCTTAATCAAGGTTACAATTATGGATTTTTGATGACCTTTGAAAGCGCAGAAGCTCGTGATGCTTATATAGTACATCCAGAGCATGAAAAAATTAAAGCCGAAATTATTCCTTGTGTAGATGATCTGGTAGCATTTGATATAGAAGCTTAA
- the purT gene encoding formate-dependent phosphoribosylglycinamide formyltransferase has product MKLPQKLMLLGSGELGKEFVIAAKRLGNYVIAVDRYANAPAMQVADCCEVISMLSADDLERIIEKHQPNFIIPEIEAIRTEKLREFEQRGITVIPTAKATDYTMNRDRIRELAHQELGIRTAKYAYATTLNEMIEVSQAIGFPNVVKPVMSSSGKGQSLVKDASEVEKAWNYAMEGSRGDTQKIIIEEFIDFDIEITLLTIKQWNAPTIFCSPIGHRQERGDYQESWQPAEISSAQISEAQSIAKKVTDALGGAGIFGVEFFITKNEVIFSELSPRPHDTGMVTLISQNLNEFELHLRAVLGLPIPNIEQLGASASAVILATENSESIAFEGVVEALSEPNVDLRLFGKPDSRPFRRMGVALAKGSDIAEAREKANKAANNVKIVEQ; this is encoded by the coding sequence ATGAAATTACCACAAAAATTGATGCTGCTTGGTTCAGGAGAACTAGGTAAAGAATTTGTAATTGCTGCTAAACGGTTAGGCAATTATGTAATTGCTGTTGACCGCTATGCTAATGCTCCAGCAATGCAAGTCGCAGATTGTTGTGAAGTGATTTCGATGCTGAGTGCTGATGACTTAGAAAGAATCATTGAAAAGCATCAACCTAATTTTATTATTCCAGAGATTGAAGCGATCAGAACTGAAAAACTGAGGGAATTTGAGCAAAGAGGAATTACAGTAATTCCAACGGCTAAGGCAACAGATTATACAATGAATCGCGATCGCATTCGAGAACTTGCTCACCAAGAATTAGGCATTAGAACTGCTAAATATGCCTACGCCACAACCTTAAATGAGATGATTGAGGTTTCTCAAGCGATCGGTTTCCCGAATGTGGTAAAACCAGTGATGTCATCTTCGGGTAAAGGTCAATCTTTAGTTAAAGATGCCAGTGAAGTTGAAAAAGCCTGGAATTATGCTATGGAAGGTTCCAGAGGTGATACGCAAAAAATAATTATTGAAGAATTTATTGATTTTGATATAGAAATTACTTTACTCACAATTAAACAGTGGAATGCTCCTACAATCTTCTGCTCACCTATTGGTCATCGTCAAGAAAGAGGCGATTACCAAGAATCATGGCAACCAGCAGAAATTTCATCAGCACAAATATCAGAAGCTCAATCTATAGCTAAAAAAGTAACTGATGCTTTAGGTGGAGCGGGTATATTTGGAGTTGAGTTTTTTATTACTAAAAATGAAGTAATTTTTTCCGAGCTTTCCCCTCGTCCTCATGATACAGGGATGGTTACATTAATATCTCAAAATCTGAATGAATTTGAACTGCATTTAAGAGCCGTATTAGGATTACCTATTCCAAATATAGAACAGCTTGGCGCGTCAGCTAGTGCAGTAATTTTAGCTACTGAAAATTCTGAGTCGATTGCTTTTGAAGGTGTAGTCGAAGCTTTATCAGAGCCAAATGTAGATTTGAGGCTATTTGGTAAACCTGATTCACGCCCTTTCAGAAGAATGGGGGTAGCTTTAGCAAAAGGTAGTGATATTGCCGAGGCGCGTGAGAAAGCTAATAAAGCAGCCAACAACGTCAAAATTGTTGAGCAATAA
- a CDS encoding carbon dioxide-concentrating mechanism protein CcmK, whose amino-acid sequence MPAAVGMVEVKGLPPALAVADAMVKAARVTLVGYEKVSSARYTMIVRGVVSEVQISVAAGVDAVKKVKTQEDLLLSYHVIASPDANLDLVLPINYNLETDEFRM is encoded by the coding sequence ATGCCAGCAGCGGTCGGTATGGTTGAAGTTAAAGGTCTTCCCCCTGCACTAGCAGTTGCGGATGCAATGGTCAAAGCCGCCCGCGTTACTTTGGTCGGTTATGAAAAAGTCAGTAGCGCCCGCTATACGATGATTGTAAGGGGAGTTGTTTCTGAAGTACAAATTTCAGTAGCAGCAGGGGTTGATGCCGTCAAAAAAGTTAAGACCCAGGAGGATTTGTTGCTCTCTTACCATGTCATAGCCAGCCCCGATGCGAATCTTGACCTTGTACTACCAATTAACTACAACCTAGAAACAGACGAATTCCGAATGTAA
- a CDS encoding ABC-F family ATP-binding cassette domain-containing protein, with the protein MSIFTLQSVKKDFGIKEILKDASFSLDPTDKVGLIGTNGSGKSTLLKMIAGLEPIDGGQILVNSGVRIVYLPQQPDLDDNHTVLEQVFADSGEQMTLVREYEQLSDQLAHAQENDSSQLMSRLSTVMQRMDSTGAWELETKAKIILTKLGIEDFNARIGDLSGGYRKRIALAAALLSEPEVLLMDEPTNHLDALSVEWLQSYLNRFRGAILLITHDRYFLDRVTNRIIEIDRGDLYSYSGNYSYYLEKKALAEESAVSSQRKHQGVLRRELEWLKRGPKARSTKQKARIDRVHAMQDQEFKQVQGKVDISTPGRRIGKKVIELKNISKAYNGRTLIKNFTYEFSPEDRIGIIGGNGAGKSTLMDIITARIQPDTGSVEIGTTIQIGYFDQHSEALLTALNENQRVIDYIKEIGEYVKIADGTQISASQMLELFLFPGNQQYAPISKLSGGEKRRLFLLRMLMNAPNVIILDEPTNDLDVQTLAVLEDYLEDFNGCVIAVSHDRYFLDRTVDRIFALEDGGNLRQYPGNYSVYLDYKQVEAAEASQLANSKDKQKETQSQVEQAEVKPQNNTKKRNLSSWEKREFEQLEGKIAQLESEKAKLEKTLYNSPPGGYTEVQKLSERLEDLNKAIDTATERWIELAEVES; encoded by the coding sequence ATGAGTATTTTCACCCTGCAATCAGTTAAAAAAGACTTTGGTATCAAAGAAATCCTCAAAGATGCCAGTTTCAGCCTAGATCCTACAGATAAAGTCGGACTAATTGGCACTAACGGTTCTGGCAAATCCACCCTGTTAAAAATGATTGCAGGTCTAGAACCAATTGATGGTGGTCAAATATTAGTCAACTCTGGAGTCAGAATAGTATACCTACCCCAACAGCCAGACCTCGATGACAATCACACTGTCCTCGAACAAGTATTCGCCGACAGTGGCGAACAAATGACTCTAGTGCGCGAATATGAACAACTCTCAGATCAACTCGCCCACGCCCAAGAAAACGATTCTAGTCAACTCATGTCTCGCCTCTCCACCGTCATGCAACGCATGGATTCTACAGGCGCTTGGGAACTAGAAACCAAAGCCAAAATTATCCTAACCAAACTCGGAATTGAAGACTTCAACGCCCGCATCGGTGATTTATCCGGTGGCTATCGTAAGCGTATAGCCTTAGCAGCAGCTTTACTATCAGAGCCAGAAGTACTGCTAATGGATGAACCTACTAACCATCTTGATGCACTTTCAGTTGAGTGGTTACAAAGCTACCTCAATCGCTTTAGAGGCGCAATTCTATTAATTACCCACGATCGCTACTTTCTAGATCGCGTTACCAATCGTATCATCGAAATTGATCGAGGCGACCTTTACAGTTACAGTGGCAACTATTCTTACTATCTAGAGAAAAAAGCCTTAGCAGAAGAATCTGCTGTTAGCAGCCAGCGCAAACATCAAGGTGTCTTAAGACGCGAACTAGAATGGCTCAAGCGAGGGCCAAAAGCGCGTAGCACAAAACAAAAAGCGCGGATTGATCGCGTTCATGCTATGCAAGACCAAGAATTTAAACAAGTTCAAGGCAAAGTAGATATATCTACTCCTGGTCGCCGAATTGGTAAAAAAGTTATTGAGTTAAAAAATATCTCTAAAGCCTACAATGGACGCACCTTAATTAAGAATTTTACCTACGAATTTAGTCCAGAAGATCGCATTGGTATTATTGGTGGAAATGGTGCAGGTAAATCTACATTAATGGATATCATCACTGCACGTATTCAACCTGATACAGGTAGTGTAGAAATTGGCACAACAATTCAGATTGGTTATTTTGACCAACACTCAGAAGCATTACTAACAGCTTTAAACGAAAATCAGCGAGTAATTGACTACATCAAAGAAATAGGAGAGTACGTCAAAATTGCTGATGGAACTCAAATTAGTGCATCCCAAATGTTAGAGCTTTTTCTGTTTCCTGGAAACCAGCAATACGCTCCCATTTCAAAGCTTTCAGGCGGTGAAAAACGGCGTTTATTTTTACTCCGTATGCTAATGAACGCCCCCAATGTTATTATCCTTGATGAACCAACTAACGATTTAGACGTTCAAACTTTAGCAGTATTAGAAGACTATTTAGAAGATTTTAACGGTTGTGTAATAGCAGTTTCTCACGATCGCTACTTCCTAGATCGCACAGTAGACAGAATATTTGCTTTAGAAGACGGGGGAAATTTACGTCAATATCCTGGTAACTATTCCGTTTACTTGGACTACAAACAAGTTGAAGCCGCAGAAGCATCCCAACTAGCAAATTCTAAGGATAAACAAAAAGAAACTCAATCCCAAGTTGAGCAGGCAGAGGTAAAACCCCAAAACAACACCAAAAAACGTAATCTTTCTTCTTGGGAAAAGCGGGAATTTGAACAACTTGAAGGTAAAATTGCTCAGTTAGAATCCGAAAAAGCCAAATTAGAGAAAACTCTCTATAATTCCCCCCCAGGCGGTTACACCGAAGTGCAAAAACTCTCGGAACGCTTAGAAGATTTAAATAAAGCTATTGATACAGCAACAGAGCGTTGGATAGAATTAGCTGAAGTAGAGTCTTAA